The genomic window TAGCGAATTTGTCTTTCCCTTTTAAATTGATACGCAGTGTGTGGAAAGCGAAAAATATTTTGAAAATCTTTCAACCTAACGTAGTTGTTGGTGTTGGTGGATATGCGAGTGGTGCGGTATTACGTGTGGCGATTAAAAAAAATATTCCAACACTGATTCAAGAACAAAATTCTTATCCGGGAATCACCAATAAAATTCTTTCCAAAGGAGTTCAAAAAATATGTGTGGCGTATGGTGGAATGGAAAAATATTTTCCGAAAGAAAAGATTATTGTTACAGGAAATCCTGTTCGTCAAGATATTTTAAATCTGGAAGGTAAGAGACAGCGTGGCTTAGAGCATTTTAATTTATCAGGCGATAAAAAAATTGTGTTAGTTATTGGCGGAAGTTTGGGTGCAAGAACAATCAACGAAAGTATTGTTGGATGTTTGCCGAAACTGATTGAAAATAATATTCAGTTGATTTGGCAAACAGGAAAAATATTTTTTCCAACGGCTCAAAACGAAACAAAAAAATATGAAAACGACTGTATCAAAACATTTGATTTCATCACAAAAATGGATTATGCGTATGCCGTTGCAGATGTCGTAGTTTCCAGAGCAGGCGCTAGTTCTGTGTCGGAATTGTGCTTGGTGAAAAAGCCGGCTATTTTAATTCCTTCGCCCAACGTGGCAGAAGATCATCAAACAAAAAATGCGATGGCATTGGTAACGTACAATGCGGCTGTGATTATTAAAGATAGCGATGCACGTGCAGAATTATCGCACACATTAATTGACTTGGTAAATGATCGCGTGAAGTGCGAAAAATTAGAAGACAATATTTCGAGATTGGCATTTCGCGATTCGGCGGATGCGATTGCAAATGAAATAATCAGATTGGCAAATAACTAAAATGGAATTAAAAAATATACATACATTTTATTTTCTGGGTATCGGAGGCATTGGTATGAGTGCTTTGGCGCGTTATTTTAATGCGGCAGGAAATAAAATTTATGGATATGATAAAACGGCTACAAAATTAACGGACGAATTAATTTCAGAAGACATTGATATTCATTTTGAAAGTGATGTGAAATTTATTTCCAATCATTTTGATTCGCAGAAACGTTCTGAAATTTTAATTGTGTATACACCAGCTGTTCCGAAAGATTTTGCAGAATTAATTTATTTCAAAGAACACAATTTTGAATTAGTAAAACGTTCGGAATTATTGGGTTTAATTACGAAAAACGCATTCACGATTGCAGTTGCTGGTACGCATGGAAAAACAACGACTTCCTCACTTATCGCACATATTTTAAAAACAGCAAACATTGATTGTACGGCATTTCTGGGAGGCATCACACAAAATTACAATACCAATTTATTGTTGAGTTCTTCTTTAAAAACAGAAAATAAATCCACTTCGAAAGAGGCGATTGTGGTGGTAGAAGCGGATGAATACGATCGTTCGTTTTTAACCTTGCATCCGAATGTGGCAGTGATTACTTCTGTAGATGCAGACCATTTGGATATTTACGGAGATGTGAAAGAGATGGAAGAATCGTATGCGCTTTTTGCGAACCAAATAAATGCAGAAGGCGTTTTGATTACGAAGAAAAATGTGCAAGAAAAGATTCAATATGCAAATGCTGTTCTGACATATTCTGTGAATGATAAAACAGATTATTACACAAAAAACTTGTCTCTCGAAAAAGGATTTTATTCGTATGATGTCGTTTGTCAAAATCAAACAATTGAAAACATAACATTGGGAATTCACGGAAAACATAATGTTGAGAATTCAATAGCGGCGGTTGCTGCAGCACGTCAATTAAAAATTAGTGATGTTGATATCAAAAAAGCATTGAGCACTTTTAAAGGTGTAAAAAGACGTTTCGAATATATTATCCAAACTGAAAAATTAATTTTCATTGACGACTATGCGCATCATCCGGAAGAGCTGAAAGCGTGCATTAATTCTGTGAAAGCGATTTATCCGGATAAAAAAATAACGGGCGTTTTTCAACCGCATTTGTATTCGCGTACACGCGATTTTGCGGAAGAATTTGCAAAAAGTCTTTCCTTATTGGACGAAGTGATTCTCTTAGAAATCTATCCAGCACGGGAATTACCGATGGAAGGTGTTACGTCGAAAATGTTGTTAGACAAAATAAATGTGCTTCAAAAAAATATTTTTTCGAAAGCAGAATTAGTAAACGAAATAGAAAAAAGAAAACCAGAAGTGCTTTTAACATTGGGCGCGGGAGATATCGACATGTTAATAGAACCAATTAAAAAAAGACTCTTGAAAAATTAATTTTTCAAACACGAAAATGAAAAAAATAATTCACATATCGTTTTGGTCTTTGCTACTGGCAGGATTGCTCGTGTTGCTCGGTTTTGTGAGCAAAAAGCAAGATGCGATGCTGTGTAAAA from Bacteroidia bacterium includes these protein-coding regions:
- the murG gene encoding undecaprenyldiphospho-muramoylpentapeptide beta-N-acetylglucosaminyltransferase; translated protein: MKSLKVIISGGGTGGHIFPAIAIANALKKINPDIDILFVGAEGKMEMEKVPAAGYKIVGLKISGFQRKITLANLSFPFKLIRSVWKAKNILKIFQPNVVVGVGGYASGAVLRVAIKKNIPTLIQEQNSYPGITNKILSKGVQKICVAYGGMEKYFPKEKIIVTGNPVRQDILNLEGKRQRGLEHFNLSGDKKIVLVIGGSLGARTINESIVGCLPKLIENNIQLIWQTGKIFFPTAQNETKKYENDCIKTFDFITKMDYAYAVADVVVSRAGASSVSELCLVKKPAILIPSPNVAEDHQTKNAMALVTYNAAVIIKDSDARAELSHTLIDLVNDRVKCEKLEDNISRLAFRDSADAIANEIIRLANN
- the murC gene encoding UDP-N-acetylmuramate--L-alanine ligase; translated protein: MELKNIHTFYFLGIGGIGMSALARYFNAAGNKIYGYDKTATKLTDELISEDIDIHFESDVKFISNHFDSQKRSEILIVYTPAVPKDFAELIYFKEHNFELVKRSELLGLITKNAFTIAVAGTHGKTTTSSLIAHILKTANIDCTAFLGGITQNYNTNLLLSSSLKTENKSTSKEAIVVVEADEYDRSFLTLHPNVAVITSVDADHLDIYGDVKEMEESYALFANQINAEGVLITKKNVQEKIQYANAVLTYSVNDKTDYYTKNLSLEKGFYSYDVVCQNQTIENITLGIHGKHNVENSIAAVAAARQLKISDVDIKKALSTFKGVKRRFEYIIQTEKLIFIDDYAHHPEELKACINSVKAIYPDKKITGVFQPHLYSRTRDFAEEFAKSLSLLDEVILLEIYPARELPMEGVTSKMLLDKINVLQKNIFSKAELVNEIEKRKPEVLLTLGAGDIDMLIEPIKKRLLKN